The DNA sequence ACTTTCCTTTTTTGTACGCCCCGATCACCAATAGGGGATCTTCACCGACAATTGCCAACGTCTCGGTATTTTCTTTTGCGATTACCTTGTTGTAGCCCAAAAGGTTGGGCCAATGTTTGGGCAAATCTTTGGTTATGTCATGGTCACCCACTTTTTCAGGAACGATGCCTTGTGGCAGTTCTACCCGATCATCATTTGGCAACATCTTCACCGGAAGGCAATCTCTTAACGGCGATTCACCATACCGTGTCTTGGCATCAATACCGGTAAAGGACATATATCCGCCGACCATCAATAAACTACCCCCCTCACCTACATATTTTTTTATGGCTTCCAATTTGTTGGGCACTACAATTGATTCAGCAAATGTTCGCCTGCCCAACAAAAAACTGTTCGCCCCCACGTCGCTTATGATGACCACATCATACTTTTTGTACCCGGCCACCGTATCTGGAACTTCAGTTTCAATTTTGTGTGCGGGAACATAATCGACCTCCATTCCCATCTCGGTAATCTTACGGATGAAATCCGTCCCACCCTCAACATATTCAGAAGTGTGGAAGGTATCAAATCCCTTTTGGTGTACGGAGTAGGTAAACCAAGATTCACCAATAAACAATACTTTAGGCATAGTAGCTATTATTTGAAAAAATTAAAAGAATATATTTTGCACAAACGTTTGTTCAAAGATATGGTTTTT is a window from the Muricauda sp. SCSIO 65647 genome containing:
- a CDS encoding glutamine amidotransferase, producing the protein MPKVLFIGESWFTYSVHQKGFDTFHTSEYVEGGTDFIRKITEMGMEVDYVPAHKIETEVPDTVAGYKKYDVVIISDVGANSFLLGRRTFAESIVVPNKLEAIKKYVGEGGSLLMVGGYMSFTGIDAKTRYGESPLRDCLPVKMLPNDDRVELPQGIVPEKVGDHDITKDLPKHWPNLLGYNKVIAKENTETLAIVGEDPLLVIGAYKKGKSAAFTSDLAPHWAPREFVDWVEYPNLWNKLIGWLTSKD